GCCACAAGCCCAGGCTCACCGACCTCCCCATCACCCACTTGGCCCTTACACACACCTTCATGCTCCTTACAATGGGCCTTTTGGTGTCTACAGACATTTGGGAAACACAGGAAATTCCAGGTGACTTCAATTGCAAAGTGCTCGTCTTCCTGCACAAGGTCATGAGGGGACTCTCCATCTGCACCACCTGTGTCCTGAGTGTGCTTCAGGCCATCATCATCAGCCCCCATGGCTCCTGGTTGGCCCACTTCAAACTGAAATCTACAAATCCCATTGTGGGGCTATTTGTCTTCTTATGGGTCCTCACCATGTCCCCCTCCTGCAACCTGCTCTTTTGCACTGTGGCCACTCCAAATAAGACCCAGCCTGGACTTCTGTTTGTCACTGACCGCTGCTCCTTGCTGCCCGTGAGCCACATCTGCAAGTCATTCTTTCTCACCTTGATGGCATGCAGGGATGTCTTCTTCCTGGGACTCATGGTTCTCTCCAGTGGTTACATGGTCCTTCTCTtgtacagacacacacagaggtcCCAGCATCTTCGCAATTCCAGGTTCCCTCCAAAATCCTCTCCAGAACCAAGGGCCACTCAGAGCATCCTGCTGCTGATCTGCTGCTTTGCCATCCTGTACTGAGCAGACTCCCTAATTTCAATGGCCATAGGCATGAAATGGACTAATAATGCCATCCTGGTGTGTGTCCATATACTTGTGGCCAATGGCTATGGCACAGTCAGTCCTTTGGTGCTGATCGCTGCTGATACTCAACTAACAAAAATTACTCACCTtatatgtggggaaaaaaagccatTTTCTGATAAAACCTATCCGAAGGATTTTTCTACTCTTATTAGaacaattttctctattttgcaaAATTTTCTCTCAGAAAAATATTGATTAAGCTAGGattccacagtttctttttttatatatttttttatttcattttatttttagttgtagttggacataatactttttttatttatttttttttttatttgttgctgaggatcaaacccaggcccttgaatgtgctaggagagtgctccaGTACTGAGTCACAACCCGAACCCTAGATTTCACACTTTCTATCACACCAAGATAATATATAAGGGTAGCATGGACCCTATGTATAATTTCACCCTATGTTTGTGTCAGTGTCTTCATATGcatgtttatgattttttttcaatttattccatttattttttgtgtctgaactttattctggaaatattttttcttcctatatcacatttcttaaaattttattaggtgATGGTATATTTGAGtacattcttcctttctttatttaaaaatatcttatgttGCACTTAtcctaaaaaaatttatttggagctTGGCATGGAAGCATGCACCTGTAATGCCACAaacttgggagacagaggcaggacaATCACAGGTTagaattcagcctcagcaactttgcaagaccttctcttacaataaaatataaaaacaactggGAAAAAGTCTGCTGGGCTTAATTCCCAAtactaagtgaaaaataaaattagccacACAATTCAGTGTTGAACAcaagtaatcccagctactcaggagctgaggtaggaggatcccaatttAACATCCAGACTGGGTTACTTACAGATatgctgtctcaaaacaaaacaaaacaagggct
This genomic interval from Urocitellus parryii isolate mUroPar1 chromosome 11, mUroPar1.hap1, whole genome shotgun sequence contains the following:
- the LOC144249354 gene encoding putative vomeronasal receptor-like protein 4, with amino-acid sequence MDQWFSYDAIRNAFYPQAGIGIAANTFLLCLHTAAAYVGHKPRLTDLPITHLALTHTFMLLTMGLLVSTDIWETQEIPGDFNCKVLVFLHKVMRGLSICTTCVLSVLQAIIISPHGSWLAHFKLKSTNPIVGLFVFLWVLTMSPSCNLLFCTVATPNKTQPGLLFVTDRCSLLPVSHICKSFFLTLMACRDVFFLGLMVLSSGYMVLLLYRHTQRSQHLRNSRFPPKSSPEPRATQSILLLICCFAILY